In Neofelis nebulosa isolate mNeoNeb1 chromosome 7, mNeoNeb1.pri, whole genome shotgun sequence, the following proteins share a genomic window:
- the LOC131518212 gene encoding olfactory receptor 6S1 — translation MKCPRHDHVHVVAQVRKIMAPGGNQSIGVTEFILAGFPNLNSTKAELFSVFLLVYLLTLTGNLLIVGVVGADTRLQTPMYFFLGNLSCLEILLTSVIIPKMLSNFLSRQHTISFAACITQFYFYFFLGASEFLLLAAMSVDRYLAICHPLHYPLLMNGTVCFWVALACWMGGLFPVLGPTVAVALLPFCEQDAMVQHFFCDSGPLLRLACTDTEKLEETDFVLAFLVIVSSLMITAVSYGHIVLAVLRIPSVSGRQRAFSTCTSHLMVVTLFYGSAIFLYVRPSQSGSVDTNWAVTVVTTFVTPLMNPFIYALRNERVKEALKDMFRKVVAGFWGELLLPKSFSRKE, via the coding sequence ATGAAGTGTCCTCGCCACGATCATGTTCATGTTGTTGCACAGGTGAGAAAGATAATGGCTCCTGGGGGGAACCAGAGCATTGGTGTTACAGAGTTCATCCTGGCAGGTTTCCCAAATCTCAACAGCACAAAAGCAGAactgttttctgtcttccttctcgtCTATCTGCTGACTCTAACAGGCAACTTGTTGATTGTTGGAGTGGTAGGAGCTGACACTCGCCTGCAGACTCCTATGTACTTCTTTCTGGGTAACTTGTCCTGCCTAGAGATCTTGCTCACTTCTGTCATCATTCCCAAGATGCTGAGCAATTTCCTATCAAGGCAACACACTATTTCCTTTGCTGCATGTATTACCCAGTTctatttctacttctttcttgGGGCCTCGGAGTTCCTGCTGTTGGCTGCCATGTCTGTGGATCGCTACCTGGCCATCTGTCACCCTCTGCACTACCCCTTGCTCATGAATGGCACTGTGTGCTTTTGGGTGGCCTTGGCCTGCTGGATGGGGGGACTTTTCCCTGTGCTTGGCCCCACAGTGGCTGTGGCCTTACTTCCTTTCTGTGAACAGGACGCCATGGTGCAGCACTTCTTCTGTGACAGTGGTCCACTGCTCCGCCTGGCATGCACCGACACCGAGAAGCTGGAGGAAACAGACTTTGTACTGGCCTTTCTTGTCATTGTATCCTCACTGATGATTACTGCTGTGTCCTATGGTCACATAGTTCTGGCTGTCCTGCGCATCCCCTCTGTTTCAGGCCGACAGAGGGCCTTCTCTACCTGTACCTCCCACTTGATGGTGGTGACCCTCTTCTATGGAAGTGCCATTTTTCTTTATGTGCGACCATCACAGAGTGGCTCTGTGGATACTAACTGGGCAGTGACAGTGGTAACAACATTTGTGACACCACTGATGAATCCATTCATCTATGCCTTACGTAATGAGCGAGTCAAGGAAGCTTTGAAGGATATGTTTAGGAAAGTGGTAGCAGGCTTTTGGGGGGAACTTTTGCTTCCTAAGAGTTTCAGTAGGAAGGAGTGA